The window CACTAATTACTCcaaccagtggtggaaagtaactcaGTACATTTAGTCATGTACTGTGCTTGTTTCAGGTACTTgaactttacttgagtattcaCGTTTTCTTCTATTGTGTTCTCCCTCTACACTTGAGAAAGAAGCACAGCTTTATACtcattacatttatctgaccgattagattttatttttttttttgcatagtacaaataaaaatttaaaacatctgTATAGTTTCTGAGAAAAATTCTACCTGTTCCTacagaagttttttttaatgattagttactcagaaaattaaaaaatgccaCAAACAGTGTTTCCACCGCATTATTTCTAACTTCTTGTCTTCTTCCCTGAGTTAAGATGTTTTATTGACAGACTTACCACCGTGCacataattctgtttttttccacctgcaCTTGAACGCCGCTCCTCTGCTATAAACGAACGGAGATCGTGTAAACGTGAACGTTTAACCGAGGAACAGCAGAGGTTGGTCGCGGTGGGGGAGTATGGTCACGTGGTGTAGGTGCGGTCAGTCCAGGTTTCCTGAGTGTGTCAGAAAAGCAGCCTGACAGTCTTGTTTGGAAAAGCGCAGGAGCAGGAGTCATAATGGATTTCAATCTGTCCTCAGGTAAACTCACAGTGAAGTCAGCTGTATTCAGTGGGAATCTCTGTTAATGCCTGATGTGGTTTGGTTGACTGTACTGGTTAACAGCATTTTGAAGAGCAGGCAGTTGCAGGGAAGGTTTTTCATTTGGCAGCTTGATTAAATGTTAGTATGCTCgataaacaaaaccaaaatgtgtatttaaataaaacacagtttcagtAAAGTGTATTTAACGTGTAGCTTCACTCTTGCAAATGTTGCTTTTGTCACTCTGATTCTTGGTGATATTTTTAATCTAACTTGATGCTTCCCACATCATGTCTCCTTTGCAGCTTTAGATAAGAATGAAGAAGtggtgaagaaggaggaggCTCAGAAGGATGAGTTTAGTTGGCCCTGGAGCAAGGACAAGGATAAGGATAAGGATAAGGTAGGagctttgtatgtgtgcatcctTTCAAAGATGCTCATGTAGttcatcaatcaatcagtcagtcagtcagtcagccagccagtcagtcagtcagtcagtcagtcagtcaagaactttatttgtcccagTAAGGCCAAGTGGCTTTTGTCAGGACAAATTTCAGGAAAATTTATGTCAAATAGTTGCCTCTTTGCTAAATTTGCTTCTTCTGTGCCTTCTGGCTTCCAGGTCCAAGGCACAACAAGGCACAGTTAATGCAGAGTGACACAGTTGTCACTCTGCATTGACTAATTCATTCATTTGACTGATTCAGAGTcatattttccctttttgtttttagagcGACAGTAAGGACAAGTCTGGAAGTAAGGACAAGTCTGACAAGGATAAGTCTGACAAGAAGGAAAAGTCTGATGACAAGAAGGAAAAGTCTGATGACAAGAAGGAAAAGTCAGGTGataagaaggaaaagaagaagaagaagaagaaggacaaggagggaaagaaatcaggctcctcatcttcctcctcctccagcagtgATAAGGTGAGCCTGGTGCTACAGCTTCAGAGATCTCTTGCATCTTGCAAAATGGATTTAGTCTAGTCTTGGAGGATTATGGGAAAGTGGAATACCAGCTGTGTGTGACGGTGTTGCTGTGTTCCCCTTTTGTATTTCTCATGCAATAAAATGCTGCTCCACAGGTAACATAGCTGTCACACCTTGTTACAAAGGTTGACAGCTGAATAATCAGCCCcgtggtggtgtgtgtggaaCATCCACAAACAGGTCTCACCAGCAGTGCCAGTTTTAATCAGACTCGGCACGCCACaccctcctgtgtgtgtatatggttTTTGTATATAGAGCTCACACATTTGTCATTATCTCCCTGGTCTGCAGATTCATTTTTAGCTTTCTAATCTGCAGCCGATCTCAGAGCAACACCAGTGATCATATCACCCTCAGGCTGAATTCCTTTCACTTTGTTGCAGCTTTAttctcagaaaacagaaaataaaaattggTCATATTTGTATGAATAATAGGTTTTACAAGCATATGACCAAAGCAAAAAGAAGGAAGAGCCCAGCCCagtgtgggagagaggagaaactgGTCATAAAGGAGCTGTTGTTGTCTCATCGCTTGTATGGAAGTGAAGACGTCGCTCTCAGACCTGTCATGGCCTGACTAGACATCATGACATTCCTCTTCTAAAAATGGTGCTTGTTACGGCTCATGCTGCTACTGGAATGATTCATACATTAAAGATACAGGAGGAGCTGTGGCACTTAAGATGTCCTTCAATAAATCATGTATCCTTTCTGCAGTAACAGCATTGtcctttttgtcatttcaggaCTGATGCTTCCAGGGGGACAGGACTGCTCCGTTATGATCTTG of the Toxotes jaculatrix isolate fToxJac2 chromosome 9, fToxJac2.pri, whole genome shotgun sequence genome contains:
- the LOC121187465 gene encoding protein PXR1-like; protein product: MDFNLSSALDKNEEVVKKEEAQKDEFSWPWSKDKDKDKDKSDSKDKSGSKDKSDKDKSDKKEKSDDKKEKSDDKKEKSGDKKEKKKKKKKDKEGKKSGSSSSSSSSSDKD